The window CAGCTCGATATAGCTTCAAGGGGGTAAACTATATAGAAGATCTTTCCAAGGAATGTTTGCCCAATGTTTGGGAGCCTCCAaagctaattatgttatgcgagaagtccatgaagggatCGGCGGAAATCACTCAGGCGCAGATTCCTTAGTATTAAAACTAATtagggcaggatactattggccccGGATGGAACAAGACACTAAAGCTTATGtccaaaaatatgataaatgtcgACGTTACGCATTGTTGGTACATCAACTAGCAGAGTTATTGCACTAAGTTTTGTCACCATagtcattcatgaagtggggaatggatatcgccgGACCACTTCCACCAGCCCACGGTAAGTTAAGGTTTCTTctgattttaactgactatttttctaagtgggttgaagcaggtccttatcaaaaGATCGACGAACGAGAAGTGGTAGATTTCTTGTGGGAAAATTtgcagatttgggataccaaaagataTAGCATACGACAATGGGCCACAATTCACAGGCACAAAGGTCACTaagttccttgaagacttgaaaatcaaaaggatcacatcATCACCTTATCATCCGAGTGCAAATGGccaagcagaatcaacaaataaagtcatTATACGAAATCTCAAAAAGCGATTGGAAACAGCTAAAGGTAAATGGCACGAAGAGCTGTCAGGTGTACTATGGGCgtaccgaacaacggccaaatcgaGAACGGGAGAAACTCCTTTCTATCTTGTGTACGAAGCGGAAGCCCTGATCCTGGTGGAAGTAGGGGAGCCTACCCTGAGGTATTTTTGAGCTAACGAAGAAGCAAAAATGAAGCAATGTTAGTCAATTTGGAGATGTTCGACTAACGtagggacttggcgcatataaggatAGCAACCCAAAagcagagaatagaaagatattacaattgaAGAGCCAACCCCCGTTATTTCAAAGcgggagacttggttttaaggaaaaTAACTCAGAACACCTAGGAGCTCAATGCAGGGAAGataggtccaacatgggaaggcccctaccgggtttcagtTGTCACCGAGAAAGGGTCATACGAGCTAGAGAATCAAGATGAAGAAAAGTTGCCAAGCAACcggaatgtggcacacctcaagagatactatttctgTTGAACATCActtgtactgaaagtatgtgttgcactctttttcccttcgtccagtttttatctcaattgggtttttctggaaaGGATTTTAACGAGGAAACAATGGAAAGCATACTACAAAGGAAGCTTCAACAACAGTAATAAGACCTTCAAATAACAAGGAACACAAGCAAAGAACCAGTATGGAGaggttagatagtcttttgctcgatagcaaagttcctaccGAGAAGTAAAGTTTGTTGTCGAATAGAGATTACTTGACCAATCACAAGTGCAAGACACTGGGGgattgttagataatctttggctcgatagcataaattcctttGGGGAAGCAAAATTTTCTATCAAACtgaagattatctagcaatttTCTCGTGGAATCCTCGAAGGTGTAAAACTTCTagtgttcaaattcgcattctttacattcgaacactaggggggTGATATGAGGATACGGGAACAACGACTGCCACTTCTATCGAAATACGAAAACCGAAAACATAGTTGTATCATTGGGACTGGGGACTACGCGgtcagccccgtagaaacaagttgtacaagttagccacaagaaatggcaatttctttttagcacaacgaatgcttatgtacttttgaaaattgaagaaataaaataaagtacttttatttctatcttgtttcttgtttgaacgatgaattaattttatcatttgaaagttaaacaagtacttcaaattctAGTGTCATAATGAACAGGagatgtcctcttcaagagcaccacaAATATAAGAGGgacctctcttataaaaaccctcatgttaaagggttgatttcgaaAGAACTTATGCCCAAAATCCAAATGCTTTAGGGGTaaatacacccgaagccttgCACAATTCAATGCAAAGAATAAAACTTGCACAAATACTTAAACGAAGGTACGCAAATAAAAGCAACTTATACGATACTTTAACGAAAAAGTGTTTCTATTCACAATAAGTGTGTCGAACAACACAAGTATAAAGatatgagaaaaaaataaaacaaagctACTGCATCTCCGAAACCTAGAGGAAGAGAAGCATTTGCGCCCCTAGGGGAAGTAGGAGGATCGGCCGCCGGTTCAATATCTTGGCCCTCATCATTTTAGCCTTCAGCATAATCATCTTCTGGTTCTTCTTCCATTCCAGAGAACTTAGAATCGAAAGAATAAGAGTCGGTGGAATCAGGTCGGGCCGGAAGACCTCTTTTGCAGCTAACTCCACCTCACGGGCCTTAgcgatttcggcatcaaagtAACTAACacccgctttggcctcttccaaggtttttctcctcatgttgtacatagcATACATCTTTTCCACAATGAGGTAAGTCGCTCGGCACTGAAGTTCTTTAAGCTAGCCGATCTCAGCAGAGAGGTTGTCTGGCACGAATCTCATTTATCAGAGGCTGGCATATAAATCACGAACAGTGGAGCTATAAATTTTGTTATGCTCAAAGGTCTTCTTATGCTTCTCCTCTAACCGGGCTTGTTTTCCCCAGCAACAGCAAATTCTTCAACTTTGGAGTTTAAGGCTGCCTCCAAGTTATTCAATATTTTAGTAGAGGCAGCCTCACGATCAATGCATAAAGGACGGCATTATGGACTTCAACTTATTTTGCCTTAGTTTCTTCAAATTATGCCCTTAATGGGACAACCTCTTGGCTAAGGGTCACTACTTCTTGCTCGTGTTTCTACAATCGAGCCTCCAATTCCACGGTCACAATAGTATGTGCTTCCAGTTCTGAGAGGCGAGCAACAGTCTGATCTTGCTCAaccaaaagttgatcccgctAAGAAGTAAGTACCTCCTTATCACGAATCAGCCTTCAAAGGCCCTCGAAAGCAAGGAAGTTGGCCTGGAAAATGAAAAATATGAGTTCAAAATCCTACTAtgtcaaagataaaagaaaaaatagaggaAACGAAGAATATACTTTCGTTGCGTTATGCATGGCATTGTttaacaaacactctcccgagaggGTTTGTATTCTTTTCcaatctttctctgaagccaagggcttcagatagttagcaagttccaccAGACCGGACAATAGATTGCATCCGGTAGAGACCGAGAGAGTAATGCTCCTCTTCCTTTGAGGATCTTCTGAAGGGGCAACATAATTTTTCCTCGGGTTCTCACGAACTAGGGACTGGGAGAGAGAGACATCCTTCTCTCGGGCAGTTGCGGTCGgcggagatgatgtagcagttgctggtggaaATGGCAGAATTGGAGAAGAGGGGGATGAAGCAGATGGTATTGTAGGGTGAGAAGCAGTTGCTGCAAGTGCAGTGCTGGTTGTTGGCTTCTCGTCAACCGAAGACAGAAGGGGGCCGCTGTTCAGCCTTATAGTACCGGACGCACCAGCTGGGACTCGGAAGCATGAGTTGGCAAATTCCACCATATCAAACTCCCGCGATAGTGTCGAGGCATCGTCCTTGGTTGGTGTAGCTAACTCAACAGATTGTGCATGTTGTTTAGCTGATAAAGGTCATTGTCTTCTATGTAGTGAAGCCACATCATCACTGGCTTCTCCGTCATCGATCACCATGATTTCTAGGACTAGCTCGGGCATGACTCTCATCTCCAAAACATCCGTGGATGGCTCAGGCACAACGttctttgcctttttattttttctcccgGCCGTGAATGAATGTctcttctttttggttgcttgttctccggctggggactccgagaagaagcacttgcCCCAAAAGCAGACCCGGAGATACTTGCTCGATTAAATGCCTCATGCAGCAGCCTCGTCGCATCAGTAGGACCAGCCAAAATGTCATCCTCGGGGACGACGGCTGAGCCCTGGGGTAGACCTAGATTCAACAAAGGAAAAAGGGTTAAACAACTTTCTTATACGAAAGGGAAAATTGAGATGAGTTTAACTTACCATGacttttggccttccacccgtatttgatAGCTAATTCCTTCCACGTACGGGTCTCTGGCATTGTAACTTCCAAAATCTTTTAGACCCACTGGTCCAAGTCTTCAACCTGCGGTGGAACCCACCGAGTTGCTgaaacaagtaaaagaaaaggaatcAGTAATTGTAAGGGATGATCTTTAACTAGAAGAAGAGACAAACGATAAACTTACGAGCACGATTCCACAACTCCGGAAAGGATAAAGTCGTGGCCGGAATGGTGTCCCTGGTGGAAACTGCAGCGAATTGTTCCATCCATCCAcgatcattgtcatcatccatgttGGCCAGTAGGGCATGGTGGCCACGTTTGCTgaagtttatcattcccccgcgaaAAATCTTGGAGGAATAAAGATTCATTAACCTAGCCAGGGTTAGATCTCTTCTCCCATCTCCTAGCACAAACGCCGAATATAAGCGATTGTTctccacacagaaggacttacttgtgtCATGCATACCTGGTAGCGGATGCAGAACTCCACAATGACGAAGTCAAGCTCTCCAATCAAAGAGAACGAccccaaagtgaaggggtacgtataaaaatatgtaaaacccttcttgggtagGGTTATCCGCTCCGCCAGATTAGGGGCGACAATATCTAAATCTTGGCAATAGAAGTCTCCCTTCATAGCAAGAATACTGGAAGGACAGATGGAAGAAGGTTATATGCTGACGGCCCACGTACGAGGGTGAGCGGAAGGATACTCCTCTTCGAAGTCCTTAGTGGTGATAAGACTCTTTGGGATGATGATGCTCACCATAGGAGGAGCAGCTTCATCAGCTTTACCTTTGTTTTTTGAGgaactagggtttctgaaagaAGAGGCCATTTTTTATCAGAATATAAGGAAATTTTTCTCTCAGGAAGATGGTTAAAGAAAGGTTGAAGACAAAGTACGCTATGAGTAAAGAGAGTTTGAGAAAGGTTGAAGAATTATGAAGTGTAAATGAAGAAGTTTTGAtacgtataagtaaaggaataggcaGCTAAAATCGTgaccataattacctcgataatcggcaaaagtGATGATGAATCGTGgaatgacgcgtgttcggggcattaaatgcggagagacgtgcgtctaatcaaccgtcagagaACTTTTCAGAGGGGATCAGAGAATTTTCCGCCAAGAAAGGTATctctaccaacttcccggtgacaTAAAGTTATGCCACcgaaaagcagggggactatctgtagggggtaaaatatgttcatatttaatgatAGCATGAGAAGGCGACACGTAGAGCCGAAGACAGAACACAGTCGAACCCGAAGGCAATGATCTCGTTTGTTATTGGAGAAGATGATACtcataaagacaaaataaatatttacggCAGCATTCAATGAAGActattctatagcattaagtgcatgatccgttacagagaatatgaaATTCGTTGCccaccgttacacattcttcaatgtccctcataattgtcatttaagaaggGCTTGATtttaggaccttgttccctaggcgtagttataaatagtgagctctattatcattgtaagGATACGAATTTTCTGATAAGCATTTACTATACTCTATCAAAAGCTCAATAACgttttactttcttgcttattAAAATTGTTCTTAATGTCTCCGGTAGCTCTGCGCCGGGGACAAAGATATATATCGGTTATTTCAATTTCAAGGCTAAGTCTTACATTTTTTATCTAATTCATCTATTGATtttggatcaaatcgattcacttgtctataaactacgtataaattcaattgtaccattttacgggtaaacttgacaaatttgtatttttccataaaaatgtTCCAAAACAATGTCTAATTTTCTACCTTTCCAATCCTTTATTTCGTAAATTTtcctaaacaaaaaaaaaaaaaacataagaggcTTTTCTTTATCTAAAAGTGCTTATTCGACTTTACATTGGGCATATGTATGTCTGAAACCACTAAGTTAGTGTTTAGCCTATtgccaaatttattttaaaatttttttattttggtgaaatctggtttgaagatgaaaatttattttgacataaatttttaaaacctatttcactttttcttttgaaaaatatgaaatgtgacttatacccataagttgtaaaaattatcaaaaatacccaataatatcaaacaaacaaatTTGCTAATCATGTATATGCAGAACTTTCGTCGATGCCactcattatcattatcacaaaccatagtcctgaacatagaTAAGTTTGgcacaaaattattatttttataatgaagaTATTTTAATATCAACTGCTAATAACACAACTATTAGCTACTATAATTCATCAAATTGCAATAATACACAAGATCCATCAGTCCAAAAGAAAATTATAGTAATTAGTTGGTGGATTAGTTTGGTCATAATAGATGGTGggataaaatataaaagtttggaataatttttgaaattattaaaaaattcaaCAGTtatattttgggccaaaaataGGTTTAAAGCTAGTTTCGGGACATGGATAAAATCTACAAACAAATATATTTTGCCAAAACAGTTTTGAAAAAATCTTGGTAATATCTATAGCCAAACGGGGTAAATCTGTGGTTCTGCTCATGGAGCGTAAAGAAGGGAGCAGAACCAAATTGTCCTTCGGTGGGAACCCACTTTGCAATAATAGAGTAGAATATAATAATTCTTCTATCCTAATTTATGTGACCGCATTTAATGGGTCACAAatttaaaaaagataaaaaaaaatttaaatttgtgATCTAAAATAAGTCATAGATATTTGTATGGCTAAAAATAATATAGTTACAAATAAAAtgagtattttaaaattaaattattattaaatataaaaatgtatTACTTTTGGGATTGACCAAAAGAAAAGTAATTGGGACGGGGGAGTAGCAGTAATATACTCCCTCATTTCATTCTTAGCGTGTCTTTAACTGCCACaaaatttaagaaggtaaaagaaaaatatttgaattttgtatttttaatgtaaaaatatgtaaaatgtacaaaaaatatttttaagattttaaatatattatgtTATCATATTAGAGAGTGTTATTAGGAGCACATGaatatattaaattaaaattttactaaataaaGAAGATTATATTTTGTTGAAACAGactacataaaaaaaaattatattttctcgAAACGGACCTAAAAAATAAAGATAGTAAGTAGGAAATTTCCTGGATTGGCGCTGTTTCTGTTCCAATAGAACTTCCACACCAAGAGTCAAGCAAAGCAAAGACTCCAAACTCCAAAGTCAATGCGTCGTTGCCTCGACATTTCATTCATCAAAAGCTTAAAACCCCATTTTTCCTTAGCTTCATTTCACCACAATCATCAATCTTTCTTCAAGATTCTTGATCACCAAACGGAAAATTAAATTTCCCATCTTTGAGCTGCTAAGTAGCAAAAATGGTGAGAATTGAAGAGGGCAGAGAAGTCAAAGATGAGCTGATCAAGAAAGCTTGTAAGTTAGCAATGGAAGCTCACAGTTTGTCTTCTGGGAAGCCTTATATTTACAAGAAAAAAAGTGGGTCGATGgatattttttttgcttttgctGGAACTTGGTCTGTTGATGGTTGGTACAGTAGCACTTCTTTTGGAGAGACAAAGATTAAAATTGCTTTGTTTCCATCTTTGAAAAGTGTTGGCACAGATGAGGTAGCTATGGTGAATGAAGCATTTTCCAGCAGATTTGAAGACATATTAAACAAATCTTCTCTTAAAAATGAGGTACTGGGTTTGACAATCTTGTTCCTTTTTTCCTCTTTTGGGTGGTAGTTTGTTTTTCGTTTTCTCCTTAGATGCTGTTAGATAAAACAGATGATTAATAAGTGTTTAACTTCCGTAGTTGATAATATCAAATTAAGGTGACTTGAAACACACTCAACTGCGTATAGAGTAAGCCTAATTCGGCAAGTTATTTAGACAGTAAAGTAAATAACATGTCATTAACAATTTAGAATACATAGACACTGCTAAAATATTTTGCACTGCCAGTGTATATAGgttaattagttattttacaCTGCGaaaaaagattcaatttttatTATGGGGTTGGGGTTGTGAAGGGAGGGACTGTTCCAGAAGGGGAAAGGAAGAACCTCAAGTGTATATATGATAGCACTGGAAATGGACACGTTCAATTGATTATACTAGCACATAGAGGAGATTGAATATTGTCTCCCTTCTTTTTAGGCAACGGTTTTCACAGCTAAGTGCTATGTTACTCGAACTCTTCAAAAATGATGTTGGttgcgtgtcggatcctccaaatttagtgcatttttggaggacCCAACACGGGTGCGGCAACACTTTTGGAGAGTCCGAGCACATAGGCCGAGCGTATTCCTGTAAAACAAAAAATCATATTCCGAACAATCTTTGAGtaaagaattatatttttaattCCTCTTCTTTTAAATATACGTTCTAGCTAGACCTGATGTGAATATTAGTTTTATGCCTCGGCGATGCAATCTTTATGCAGTGGGTTCAACTAAACTCAATCAGTGTTATCAAacgcgaaaagcgcaaaaaagctctaaggtccattggggctttaagcgcaaagcgcaaataaaATGTGGGCTTTTATATAAAAAGACGCAActggagaaaaagtaaaaataagtaTATGTAGTGCAAGACCAATAATTATAagcataaataataaatatacggacaaagaaattggaaaaagaatatgataaagtgaaatatcaattgtttagtgtcGCCTTTTCAGGATCacactcattggcaaggaaaagtatgtcTTAAAGCCTTGATGCGACACTGAAGCGCTCACAAAGCGAGGCGAAgtgctcaacatgttttgagcctcgcttcagggaTTAAGCGTGCCTTTGACAACACCGAACTCAATATTTTTGACACTGAACATATATATGTGAAAAACCGCTAATATTTCAATAATCATTATAATTTCAGAAGAACAATGAATTCAGCATAAGAACCTTAAAAGTTTAATCCATTATGCATTTGCTCATGGGACCAGCTTTGTCAATTTCTGCAATGGGAGCCTGAGAGGGTTATCTCAGCGTCAAGAGCATTAGACATTCCACTCCTAACAGTTTAATGCTGATCTAGCCAACTTTAGTTTGATCAGCTTAATTCCTCTTTAGTAGCTCTTAGTTATCCTTCAAGATGATTCCTCTTTAGACTAGGTTAACAAAGATTAACCTTCATAGCTTCATCTTTAATTTGGAAACTGAATGTTGATTCATGGGAACTGTTCGTTTTAGGTGGAGAAGGCGATGTCAGATGGAAAACAGATAGTGTTTGCAGGGCACTCGTCAGGTGGCCCTATTGCTATTTTGGCAGCCCTATGGTGTCTGGAACATTGTCGCAAAAGACCAAATGACAACCTAGTTTATCCATACTGTATAACATTTGGATCCCCTCTTGTTGGTGACAGAATATGGTCTCATGCCCTCAGGCGTGAAAACTGGGCTCGTTACTTCATACATTTTGTCATGAAGTATGATATCGTTCCTCGGATGATGCTTGCTCCCCTTTCATCGTTTCAAGAATGGCTTCAAGCAATCTTTGCCTTCATCAATCCAAAATCCCCGTATTATCAGCACGAGGCAAATGTAAGATCGAGTGATGCATCGAAAAATTTCTTTATGACTGTAATGAGGAGTGCATCCTCTGTTGCAAGCTATGTTGCATGTAATCTGAAGGGATGTACAAACTTGTTGTTAGAAGCTGTTTCTAACATTGTTCAACTCAGCCCTTATAGGCCTTTTGGAACTTACATCTTCTGCACTGGAAATGGGAAACTGGTGGTCATTGAGAATCCAGATGCTGTTCTGCAGTTACTATTCTATTGTGCTCAAATGAGTTCCGAAACAGAAGGTGAAGTAGTTGTTGCCAGAAGCTTAAACGAACATTTGTTATATAGAAACGAAATGCAGGAGAGCTTAGAGATGCAAGATGTGGTTCATCTCAAGAATCTTACTGATATTCCCTTGTCTTCAATTGCCATTGCATTAGCTAGTGATGAAGTGGTAACTATGAATTCAGCCCTGAATGACTTAGGCCTGGTAAGTGATAAATGTGTTTGCTCTTTGTGCTGATTTTCACATTTAGCTCAAACTAACGGGTTTTTTTCACGTTACAGAGTACAAGAGCAAGGTTGTGTCTTCGTGCAGCAGGAGAATGGGAGAAGCAGAAAAGGAAGAACGAGGAAAAGATTGATGGTAAAAAGAAAAGCACCAAGGAACTATTAAGCAAGATACAGGAGTACCAGACCAAGTGTGATATTCAGAAAGTCGGGTATTATGATGCGTTCAAGCTTCAAGAAACCATAGATGACTTCAATGCTAATGTGAAAAGGCTCGAGCTAGCAGGAATATGGGACGAAATCATTGAAATGTTGAAAAGGTATGAGCTCCCAGATAGTTTTGAGGGACGAAAGGAATGGATACAACTAGGGACACAGTTCCgcgggcaagttgagcccttggaTATTGCAAACTATTACAGGCACTTGAAGAATGAAGATACAGGACCTTACATGATCAGGGCTAGGCCGAAGCGTTACAGGTTCACACAACGATGGCTGGAGCATGCTGAGAGGGTGCAAACAGGTGAACGCTCCGAGTCTTGTTTTTGGGCAGAAGTGGAGGAACTAAGAAACAAGCCATTTATGGAAGTGCAAAACAGGATTTTGAGTTTAGAAACAAACGCACGGGGTTGGTTCCAGAGTGGCCTTCTGGGCAATGATGTATTCTTCCCTGAGTCTACCTTTACCAAATGGTGGAAAACACTCCCTACTCAGCACAGACTGACATCTTGGATATCTGGGCAAATAAATTCTTAGCGTCTTTTACAGCTCCATATTATGCCAGCGCCCTAATGTTTGATAGTGATGGTGTCCAAGCCAGCTTGCTGGCATCTCGAAGATTCCACCGTAGTCCAAAGTCCTAATAAGAGAAGCCAGATGGTGTATAAGTGAAAATGTCTGGATAGACTGGAAACTCCACATTACTTCAATAAGAGCAACTGTATGGTATCTTAGCGCAGATAACTGATAATGTCTCAATGTTCCTAGGAACTGCTTTACTTGTATGTAGAGCTGTCACTATGGGCAGGGCCGGGTTAACCCAGCCAAGCCCACATGGGCTTTAACAATTGGCGGGCTGGGCTGGGCTAGCCCACCATTTTGATAGATCTTATAATGGTCAGCCCACCCAGCCCTATGTGGGTCTGAGCCCCACGGGCCGgcccattattttttaaaatataattctatattttttctttaagtactaaccttaaaaaaagataaatatttaaaagttaaaaaatatcttattgAAAAAATTTCgcaaaacttaataactttttatattgtttcaatatattaaaataaacactaaaaaaagtaaaagacagactatatttcattcactaaaagtcaaaactcaaaacaaactaTTAAAGAAAACGTCCACGATACTTATAGGATATCCAACACATTATcttcatcaaacacatttgaatctgCTCGTGACAAAGTTGCATTGACATCTTCACTTTCATTTGCATCTACAAttcatatgcaatattaattagttaaatattaagaataattaaattttaaaaacaaataatattaaaattcacataaaaataaaagttaCCAATTTGAGTTTGGGAAAAGACGTGAAGCTAATTTGAGTGTTTGGACATTTTCATGATGGATGCAACTTCTGTACTTGGTAAGAACACGCCCATCAATGTTAAATGATGATTATGATGCTACAGTGCGatatactttttatattttaagtAAATATTTTTACTAGGCCCACGGGCCGGCCCAGCCCAACCTCATTCAAGCCTCAAGGGCAACGAGCTTTCTCG is drawn from Nicotiana tabacum cultivar K326 chromosome 22, ASM71507v2, whole genome shotgun sequence and contains these coding sequences:
- the LOC107782626 gene encoding protein EDS1L codes for the protein MVRIEEGREVKDELIKKACKLAMEAHSLSSGKPYIYKKKSGSMDIFFAFAGTWSVDGWYSSTSFGETKIKIALFPSLKSVGTDEVAMVNEAFSSRFEDILNKSSLKNEVEKAMSDGKQIVFAGHSSGGPIAILAALWCLEHCRKRPNDNLVYPYCITFGSPLVGDRIWSHALRRENWARYFIHFVMKYDIVPRMMLAPLSSFQEWLQAIFAFINPKSPYYQHEANVRSSDASKNFFMTVMRSASSVASYVACNLKGCTNLLLEAVSNIVQLSPYRPFGTYIFCTGNGKLVVIENPDAVLQLLFYCAQMSSETEGEVVVARSLNEHLLYRNEMQESLEMQDVVHLKNLTDIPLSSIAIALASDEVVTMNSALNDLGLSTRARLCLRAAGEWEKQKRKNEEKIDGKKKSTKELLSKIQEYQTKCDIQKVGYYDAFKLQETIDDFNANVKRLELAGIWDEIIEMLKRYELPDSFEGRKEWIQLGTQFRGQVEPLDIANYYRHLKNEDTGPYMIRARPKRYRFTQRWLEHAERVQTGERSESCFWAEVEELRNKPFMEVQNRILSLETNARGWFQSGLLGNDVFFPESTFTKWWKTLPTQHRLTSWISGQINS